A genomic region of Halostagnicola larsenii XH-48 contains the following coding sequences:
- a CDS encoding helix-turn-helix transcriptional regulator has protein sequence MKGQRGIELTKTVVVHIEMLTALQKEEEITSHQLERSLDYSRATINRHLTTLRNAELITTVDGNHALTDFGAIILQEVRNLCQELNVSAQRPDLVEQLHVCPVDFEIGLLAGATVTMATPEDPYQMHDRYLGFWRDTERVKGARSISVIPPDIVEELKPKLRGTVEVDSIWTPQAATQYFERYPEMKSAWMEGPRAQIRITSEPIPAQFGVFDNRLAFTVHDDETGYPRALVDTDDPEAIEWAHRLHRYYCDRSQTLESWLETTEKT, from the coding sequence ATGAAAGGTCAACGGGGGATTGAACTCACAAAAACTGTGGTCGTCCATATCGAGATGTTAACAGCACTCCAGAAGGAAGAGGAGATCACGAGCCACCAACTCGAACGGTCCCTCGATTACTCACGAGCGACGATTAATCGCCATCTGACAACCCTCCGTAACGCGGAACTCATCACAACTGTAGACGGCAACCATGCGCTTACGGATTTTGGAGCGATAATTCTCCAAGAAGTGAGAAACCTCTGCCAAGAACTGAACGTCTCGGCGCAACGTCCGGATCTCGTCGAACAACTACACGTATGCCCGGTTGATTTCGAAATCGGCCTGCTAGCGGGAGCGACAGTAACGATGGCGACGCCTGAAGACCCCTACCAGATGCACGATCGTTACCTTGGATTTTGGCGCGATACAGAGCGCGTGAAAGGCGCTCGAAGTATTAGCGTGATTCCTCCGGATATCGTCGAGGAACTCAAACCAAAGCTCCGCGGGACGGTCGAAGTGGACAGTATCTGGACTCCCCAAGCCGCGACACAATATTTCGAACGATATCCGGAAATGAAGTCGGCGTGGATGGAGGGGCCGCGGGCACAGATCCGTATCACGAGCGAACCGATTCCGGCCCAGTTCGGCGTTTTTGATAACCGACTCGCATTCACCGTCCATGACGACGAGACTGGCTATCCACGCGCACTGGTGGATACGGACGACCCCGAGGCGATTGAGTGGGCTCACCGCCTCCATCGTTATTACTGCGATCGATCTCAGACACTGGAGAGTTGGCTCGAGACAACCGAGAAAACGTAA
- a CDS encoding helix-turn-helix domain-containing protein, producing the protein MATVMEFTSPVAEFPLGSVFENLPSVTVELERLIPHETLIIPYFWVRGAKTEDIGAAFEQHAGVSNIRLVDRVEDEYLMCAEWEQDYFGILSALAEANVVVLSGIGTKDEWRFEVRAESQEAIAEFREYCQEDDIPIAITAVHAMLPIQGEGYELTETQREALILAYERGYFDTPRETSLEEIADELGITQQSLSSRLRRGHRRLIGATLSSSL; encoded by the coding sequence ATGGCGACTGTAATGGAGTTTACGAGTCCGGTAGCGGAGTTTCCACTGGGGAGTGTGTTCGAGAATTTGCCGAGTGTGACCGTCGAACTGGAGCGACTGATTCCACACGAGACGCTGATTATCCCGTATTTCTGGGTACGCGGTGCGAAAACGGAGGACATCGGAGCTGCGTTCGAACAACACGCCGGCGTGAGCAACATCCGACTGGTCGATCGCGTCGAAGACGAGTATCTCATGTGTGCCGAGTGGGAGCAAGACTACTTCGGTATCTTGAGTGCGCTTGCCGAGGCCAACGTCGTCGTGCTCTCCGGAATCGGTACGAAAGACGAGTGGCGATTCGAGGTGCGCGCCGAGAGTCAGGAGGCAATCGCCGAATTTCGAGAGTACTGCCAGGAAGACGACATTCCGATAGCGATCACCGCCGTCCACGCAATGCTTCCGATTCAGGGCGAAGGCTACGAGTTGACCGAGACCCAACGTGAAGCGCTGATATTGGCCTACGAGCGGGGCTACTTCGACACTCCACGCGAGACGTCGCTCGAAGAGATCGCTGACGAGCTCGGTATCACCCAGCAGTCGCTTTCATCACGCCTCCGACGCGGGCATCGACGCCTCATTGGAGCGACGCTCAGCAGTTCGTTGTGA
- a CDS encoding NAD(P)/FAD-dependent oxidoreductase translates to MKDDYDVIIGGSGIAGSASSMILAANDLDVLMIESKTHPRFAIGEAMLPLSAVWMWIVGEYFDIPEIKYLSDANKVVDNITQSCGVKHSVGFAYHEPGKSFSGRHAHQLVPPEMPFYKESHLLREHVDHYLVQSAEEYGVEYVDETPITDVEINNENVSVTTNDGTINGAFYIDATGGNSILAEKMGYPDEQPALETNSRAIFTHVEGLEPFDDLIEESDHPQQSNSLHDGTLHHVFDGGWIWVIPFDNFERSTETKASVGLLLDRRKYPCDESLSAEEEFNEIIGEFPDIERHLGTADPVRPWIRTGRLQRSSNQSSGHRHYLTNHTYGFVDPLYSQGLVHTFESVFLSTTLLIEAFETEDFSADHFSPIDALHRRQLTTADLLVSNGYNSMADFEVWNAWTQMILAESIFPDLYIQRHCLKYFASGDLEEFESLLQESRPGDQAPFESEKEEMLQTMSETLDAYNAGKIPPETTAERIFNEMKHTEWLPKHVYDWGNEEERHIDFSDPEITGELLTWGKTEAPAHIREGLFDFEMPNPPE, encoded by the coding sequence ATGAAGGACGATTACGACGTTATTATCGGCGGATCAGGAATAGCTGGGTCGGCTTCTTCGATGATTCTTGCCGCGAACGATCTCGATGTACTGATGATTGAGTCCAAGACACATCCACGGTTTGCGATCGGTGAGGCGATGCTGCCGTTAAGCGCTGTGTGGATGTGGATCGTCGGCGAATACTTCGATATCCCTGAAATCAAATATTTGAGTGATGCAAACAAGGTAGTAGACAACATTACCCAATCCTGTGGCGTCAAACATTCCGTGGGGTTCGCCTACCATGAACCTGGAAAGTCGTTCAGTGGGAGGCATGCACACCAGCTGGTACCTCCGGAGATGCCCTTTTATAAAGAGAGCCATCTGCTACGCGAACACGTTGATCACTATCTCGTCCAATCCGCCGAGGAATACGGCGTAGAATATGTCGACGAAACTCCGATAACTGATGTAGAAATCAACAACGAGAATGTATCGGTGACTACCAACGACGGAACGATTAATGGGGCGTTCTACATCGATGCCACGGGCGGCAACTCGATCCTGGCTGAAAAAATGGGCTATCCAGATGAACAGCCGGCTCTCGAGACGAACTCTCGAGCGATTTTCACCCACGTCGAGGGCCTAGAACCGTTCGACGACCTCATAGAGGAGTCGGACCATCCCCAACAGTCTAACTCCCTTCACGACGGAACCCTGCATCATGTATTCGACGGTGGGTGGATATGGGTTATTCCGTTCGATAACTTTGAACGATCGACCGAAACCAAAGCGAGCGTCGGGTTACTCCTCGATCGGAGGAAATATCCGTGTGACGAGTCGCTAAGCGCTGAAGAGGAGTTCAACGAGATCATCGGGGAATTCCCCGATATCGAGCGTCATCTCGGAACAGCTGATCCGGTGAGACCGTGGATACGGACAGGTCGATTACAACGGAGTTCGAACCAGTCCTCGGGTCACCGTCATTATCTGACCAATCACACGTACGGATTCGTCGATCCGCTCTACTCACAGGGGCTGGTTCACACGTTTGAATCCGTGTTTCTCTCGACGACCCTCCTTATAGAGGCCTTCGAGACAGAAGACTTCTCTGCAGATCATTTTAGCCCGATAGATGCTCTACACAGGAGACAGCTTACTACTGCTGATCTACTCGTTAGCAATGGATACAATTCGATGGCTGATTTCGAGGTGTGGAACGCATGGACACAGATGATACTCGCAGAATCTATCTTTCCGGACTTGTATATCCAACGCCATTGCTTGAAATACTTCGCGTCGGGTGACCTCGAGGAATTCGAGTCGCTACTTCAGGAATCCCGTCCTGGAGACCAAGCACCGTTCGAATCAGAGAAAGAGGAGATGCTGCAGACGATGTCGGAGACGCTAGATGCCTACAATGCTGGTAAAATCCCTCCAGAGACGACGGCAGAGCGGATATTCAACGAGATGAAACACACCGAGTGGTTACCGAAACACGTCTACGATTGGGGCAACGAGGAAGAGCGTCACATCGACTTCTCGGATCCCGAGATAACAGGTGAGTTGCTCACGTGGGGCAAGACGGAAGCGCCAGCGCACATCCGTGAGGGTCTTTTCGACTTCGAGATGCCGAATCCACCGGAGTGA
- a CDS encoding HalOD1 output domain-containing protein: MATKVSGVGVEAVKYAPESGTVRTQFDQEVTPASMAVIATLADIMDTDPVELDPLHSTVDPDEVDALVHVRNGTDGDSHVTFTHEGHAITVHSYGVITITPEHELTAEKYERGAER; encoded by the coding sequence ATGGCCACGAAGGTATCTGGGGTTGGAGTCGAAGCGGTCAAGTACGCTCCTGAATCTGGGACTGTTCGCACCCAGTTTGATCAGGAGGTGACACCTGCGAGCATGGCTGTTATCGCAACGCTGGCGGACATAATGGACACTGATCCGGTTGAACTCGACCCGCTCCATTCTACTGTTGACCCCGACGAAGTAGATGCGCTCGTCCACGTTCGAAACGGAACGGACGGAGATTCCCACGTTACATTCACGCACGAAGGGCACGCGATAACCGTACACAGCTACGGTGTGATCACCATAACACCAGAACACGAACTCACAGCGGAGAAATACGAAAGGGGCGCGGAAAGATGA
- a CDS encoding nucleotidyltransferase domain-containing protein, which translates to MVLFGSVARGDADRRSDIDCFVLVDGGQATAQQTADELTSELNEQPFDGDRYKFHVLVESGESARRYGDRLREIFATGLTLERSDALTQLKEEVLTNGR; encoded by the coding sequence ATCGTCCTCTTTGGCAGTGTCGCTCGAGGGGATGCTGATCGACGAAGCGATATCGATTGTTTTGTACTCGTCGACGGTGGACAGGCGACAGCCCAGCAAACCGCAGACGAACTAACGTCAGAGTTGAATGAGCAACCGTTCGATGGTGATCGGTACAAGTTCCACGTCCTCGTCGAATCCGGTGAGAGTGCACGTCGATACGGGGATCGACTGCGGGAAATCTTCGCCACCGGATTAACGCTCGAACGATCCGACGCTCTCACCCAACTCAAAGAGGAGGTGCTGACGAATGGACGATAG
- a CDS encoding PadR family transcriptional regulator has translation MDDLTGFQRDLLYVINGADRPSGQDIKEEAEQYYNADINHGRLYPNLDTIVNKQLVEKGQLDRRTNYYAITDAGKDIIQERRDWENQYLES, from the coding sequence ATGGACGACCTCACTGGATTCCAACGTGACCTCCTGTATGTAATCAACGGTGCCGACCGGCCATCTGGTCAGGACATCAAGGAGGAAGCCGAACAGTATTACAATGCAGATATCAACCACGGCCGTCTATATCCAAACCTCGATACGATCGTGAACAAACAACTCGTCGAGAAAGGCCAACTGGATAGACGAACGAATTATTACGCCATCACAGATGCAGGAAAAGACATAATCCAAGAACGTCGGGATTGGGAGAACCAGTACCTTGAATCGTGA